From the Bos javanicus breed banteng chromosome 7, ARS-OSU_banteng_1.0, whole genome shotgun sequence genome, the window ATGAATCCCTGTTTCCTCCACAAGGCTTCAAGCAAGGCAGAGCAGGGTTTGCCCACTCCCCTCCTAACATCCCCTCTCCACGAGATCCACTCCCTCCCACATTCTCAATGACAAGTGAAGTTTCTACTAAATTTACCAACTTAGCCATTTAACGTCATTCCTCCTTGTACATATTAGATTCTCCTTCTGATCACCCTTGCTTGAGTTGGAATTAACTTCAACCATGAGTAAAAGGAAACTACACACGCATGCAAGTTTGACTTCTCTCCTTGTGAATGCCCTCTGCAGCAGTGGCGGGCCCAGAGACCCTGGTGTGCCACCCCCCAGGCAGCCGCGTGCCCAGCAGCCTGCTGTCTGCGGGTTAGTCGTTGTCTCTAAGCCACAAGCCCACATTTTTATACTGTTGTGTGGTGCTGTGTCTGGAACTCTGTAAACTATGCTTGCCATGCTCCTTAGCCAGCCAGCCTCCTGCTGGGTTCTGCTGTTGGGAAGTCCTGGATGGAGACTAGGAGAACAGACAGATGGGACTGCTCTCCTTTTTTCCAAGGGAAGCAGCAGTAGCCAGAGGCTCCCGCCCGTTCAGCACTCACAGCAGCACAGACCTTGCCCCATTCGTCAGCAGAAGCAACTGTTACACTGCGCTCCCTCCCTGCTGGGAGTCCAAGTATCTGCCAGGTCCCACCTTCTCCAAAGTCTGGGCCCCAACCAAAGGGCACCCCAATTTCTTAATGCCTCTTTGAGGATACAAAGATCCTCTACTGacgagaaaagaaaaacaaatgaagactTTTGTATATTCATCAGACTACCAAAAATTAAGCACTCTTAACATCATCAAGTGCTGAGAAGCGGCAGTGGGCTGGCAGCCAAGATGGGTGTGGAATGGATGAGACCCATTTTGGAGAGCATCCTGACCTgtaataaaactgaaactcatgGGGGTTACAACAGTAGCTCCTGTACACTTGTGCATGAAGACTGCTCACGAATTGTGCAGAGCAGAGCTCTAAGGGCAAATCCTGGAAACTGCCTAAATGTCCAGCAGTGCAGAATGGAACTGGAGTCTGCTCAGGCCACATCTTGAGCTACATGTAGTCCAAAGGCTCACAAACAACGCTGACTTTTAAACACTgagaaagggaattccctggtggtccaggggtcaggactccaagctttcactgccacaggccagggttcaacccctggtcagggaatgaggaTCCTGCAAACCAAGTGgtgaggccaaaaataaatagacacTGAGGAATACATCTGTGTaccatttgtaattttttaaatgcaaaatagtACTATGTACTGAGGGATACACACTTCCATGGTAAAATTTTTTAGAAACACATAAAAAGTCAGAACCAGCAGTGGTCACATCTGAGGGGAGGGCACAGGTTTAGGGCAGAGAATGAAGAGGTatgaaacattttgaaatgttttttctcaCACCGCACAGCAAGTCCAGGGATATGCATTTAGATATAACTTTCAGATGATCaaataactcaatttttaaaCACACTTGGCAAAAACATAGATTACAGCATCATGACCCCACAGGTATGAAAAGACATATTAAGAACATACATCTAACCATCTAATTTTCTGAGGAAGCACCCCTGGGTGTGAATTTTGAGAGGAATATAAACAAGACCCTGACAGTCAAGCAAAGACCAACACCATCACTTTACGCTCTGCCTTCAAATCAGTGACCTGACACCTGCTGGTTCTCAAGCCTGGATTCTCATCAGAATTACCTGGGCGAGGGAGGGAGTACTTTTAAAActgcccttgggcttccctggtggctcggtggcaaagaatccacctaccaatgcaggagacatgggttcaatccctagtccaggaggatcccacatgccacagagtggctgcgcccaggtgccacaactacttACCTGTGCTCTagtgcccaggagctgcaactgctgaagcccgcgtTCCACAAGAGCAGCCACCTCAACGAGAATCCTGAGCACTGCATCGAGAGAGCAGCCCCACTCTCTGTAACTCGAGAAAagcctgcagcaatgaagacccagcaccaccaaaaactaaatacataaaattattaaaataaataaatatatatatatatttaaaaaacaaagccaaaaaagCCTGCCCTTGCCGAGGCCCCACCTTTTTATACCAGAGCTGGAGAAGAAGGCAGGCTCACTTTCCTTGTCTTGGTGACTTTAACATACAGTCAAGGGTGAGAATTATAGAGTAGCAGATGCCAACTTGTCTACGTCAGGAATTCAGGGAACACAGAGTATGGCGAGTGGGCTGCAGATGACATGGCTGCTGCGGTCATGGAGGGGGGTCCAGGCTCCAGGCCTCGGCTGTGCATGTCAGTGTGGACATGGAGCTCCTCTCCAAGAGGGAAATGCTCAATGAGGCGGAGCCTCAACAAGCTCTCCCTACAGATCTCCTGCATCCACAAGGGCATGGAGTGAAGTGAGTTAACCCCTGTCAACCGCTTAGAACCAAATCCTTGGGCACAAAGTGCACATTCCACATTAGCTACTTTTCGAGTAAAGAAACCATTTTGAggtaagtgcttaataaaacATTTCAGTGAGGAACAGCATATTTACTCTTATGGCTTCATGAACAAGCTCCCAAACCCATATGATGGAACCACAGCTCAGACCTCTCGAAGTCAAGTGTGTGAACAATCTCTCTACACCTAAGCCATACACACAGGAAACATCGAGGGGGACAGGAGATGGTTAAGAGTAGACCAACTAAGAGCTCTGGGAGTGAGCCTGAAAGACTGAGAAAATAAGTTCTCACTCTTCACCTCATCTACTTTTACATTACCTATTCTACAATGAAAGTCTGATAATGTCAATTACAAAAAGCCTGCCCACAACTGGAAGCGAGCGTTTGCGCTTGCTTTAAGATGGAGGTTCtattgcttctgtgtcctggtgcTGCATTgacgctaaaaaaaaaaaaaaaaacccgtgtGGTTCTTTAGCCAAGATGTTTGAGGAAACCCAGACCCCAGACCAACTGACAGAGGAGGAGGTTGAGATGTCTGCCTTTCAGGAAGCAATTACCCAGTTGATGTTACTGAGCAGCAATAACTACCACTCAAACAGTCATCTCTGAGGGAGCTTTGTTCTAAATCATCAGATGCTCTGGACAAAATTATGATACAAAAGATTGACAGACACCAGTAAACTAAAATGTGGGAAAGAGCTGCACATTAACCTCATTCCAGACGAGTAAAATCGAACCCTCAGGGCGGTGGACACCAAAATAGGGATGACCAAGGATGTGCTGATCGATAACCCTGGTGCTATTGCAAGTCTGGGACCAAGGCACTCATAGAGGCTTTGCAGGCTGCTACAGAGCTCTCTGTGACAGAACAGTTTGGTGCTGGGTTTTATTCTACCTCTTTGGCTACTGAAAGTGGCTGTTATCACCACTAGAGCCTTCTGTAGGAGGATCGTCCAGTTAGGACCATTAGAGGCAAACCTATGGGCCGAAGAACAAAGGCTATTCTGTGTCTGAAAGACCTAACCAAGTTCTTGgaggaaagaagaataaaggagATTGTGAAGAAACACTCTCAATTTATCGGATGTCCCATGACTCTCTCTGTGgagaaggaacatgataaaagtcAGTGGTGGCTGAAATGTTTATCTGGGAGTGGGAAGGTGCTGGGCTGGATGGGGGCCCGTCCCATGGTGGGCGGGGGTCAGGGGAGACTGAATGCAGCAGCCAGCTGCACTGGGAGTGAGCCGCAGAGGCTGCCACACGTGGCACTTACTGTGAGCTTTCCTCACGTCCTGAACCACCTTTGACCAGCCATGACACCAACGGGAACACCACCGCTGACCCACAATCCCTTGGGTGGGAACCACACCCTCCGTGTGGGAACCACATCCTCCCCTCAGTGGGTCCTTTCACAGAGGCCCCGGGTGCGTGGAGACAGTGCAGGCCTCACCCCACGTTGCCAGTGGTTGTGTGCCACCAGGCAAGTTTTACTTGACCTCTAAGAACTGTGATTCCCCAACTAGGAAATGGAGACCCCAGCACCTGCCTCCTGGGGCCGTGCCACGCCTGAGGGGACGAGGCTCGAAGCTGGAAAGCACCTGGAAGTCagtcaaagaagagaaaagcagaccTCTTAGGGCAGCCACACAACTGAGGTTggttatttcactttatttagcAAACCATCATACTCTGGGCCCCACCAAACTGCTCCTCCAGCCTCACCCTAGGGTCGGCCTTGGGAAGAAGCTCGGAGCGTGAACAGGAAGACCCAGGCTCCCCAGTTGGCCTCCTCTTctgccacacacaccacacagcacAGAACAAGATCACTGCTTGTGTCCTCAGGCACCCACCCCAGTGTGGCCTGGGGGGCCTCCAGTGTTCACAGCCACCTGCCAGGCTCTCAGCCCAGCACCAGGCACAGACCCCCTGCTCCTGAGAGGCCGGCACAGGGCCAGGGCCTCTGCCCCCGGCTGTGGGCATGGAAAACTCTTAttccccagccctgcagccttACTCCCCATTGGGCAAGaagcaaaatatatgaaaatactttaattatttctttgaaaCGGTTAAGAAATAAGGtcatcttattttccttttacaatcctagtaaaaaaaaaaagttcacattAGCGCCAGGACCCTTCCCCAAGCCACGGGCTGGCTGCTCAGTAGAAACGCTTGTTCCGTTCCTGCCGCTTCTGAAACACCACGGCCCCCACCACGGCGCACACGATGATGCCCAGGAGCGcgcacagcagcagcagaaacaccCGCCACCCTGTCAGGGGTCCGCTGCGAAAGTTCCCCGTTGGATCGTCCACATTGtctagaggaggagagaggggtaaATGAGAGGCCGAACGGGCTCCCAGGAGACAGCGTGATaaggcccccaccccacccttgaGGCAGCAGCTGTGGCCTGCTCGCGAGGCTCCAGCACGGGGCAGGGGCATGCACAGAGCGACAATCTCACTGGGAACAAGGCTCCCCGGGATTCAGGCTGAGGTGCCTTCTGCTGCAAGAAGCTGGTGAACTGCACGCCTGGGATCTCCCTGACAGCCCGAGTCTGCCTAGGTGGGCCCAGGACCTGTTTTCCCAAGACCACCCGCAGCCCGGTGCAGTGGTCTGAGGTCCCCAGCTGAAGAAACATGGCCCTGGCCACAGTCTGCCCTCCCTCACACGTGGATGCATTCCATGCCTCCTGGGGGGGGCTCCCAGGGCCCTGACCCCCAACCTCCGTCCTTTCGCTTTGACCTTCTAGCCCAGTGGGCCCACTTGTCTGACCGGGAATTAACCCCTGCCAGGCCAGCCACATGGGCTGCTGGGTGGGCTGGAGCAGATGTGTCCAAAAGCCTTGGCAGCAGGAAGCCTTCAACGAAAGGCCGCAGATCAGTGGTCTATGGCAGGGTTTGTTTGGCCCccaaaacatttaaaagcaacttgaatctttaaaaagtgaaacgtCACATAAAATGTTGGGTTCCAGTGGTACTCTATCTCCCGCTGGGCCCACACGCACGACTTTGGGGCTCCTGAAGTACAGttcgcaacacacacacacacacacacacacacacacacaggggcctCACTCCCCATCCATCCTGAAAACCCTCTCTCTGTGAGGATGGAGTAGTGGCTGACTACTACCCTGCAAAGGGCTCAGACTTGGAGGTCTGCCAAAACTAAGTTTGCATCCCGCCTTTTTACCTCTTTTTAGCTGAGGAAGCCTAAGGATCAGCTCCCCCAGCAGTTGTAAGGACCTACTGCAGGCTGTTCACTGAGGCCACGCACTGAGGTACCAGCACGCCTGCACCAGCAAACAGCCCCTCTGGCTTCACCAGCCGTGATCCCAGCACTGAGTGCAGGATGATGCAGAGGCCAGGGGCTCACACACCTGTTCATGAGCACTAGCTGCTGATTCAAGGGCTGAGTTGGTCCAGGGAACGGCAGATGGACCCCAAGCAGCTGCCTAAGCCAGCCCAGGCCCCACCGGGAGGGGCTGTTCGTGCATACCTTTGGGCGACTTGAGGAAGTTGACGCTGGGCTCGATCTTGGTCCAGTCGATGCTCTCCTCGTCCGGTGTGTGCTCCACCATCAGTTGGAACAGCTTCATGGAGATGATGTCATGATTGTCTGCAGGACAAGAGTTAGCTTCTAAGGGGCATGGAGCCACTTTGGCACACGAGCTcaaccctctcccaccccacaccACACAGAGTGGCCAGGTCCCCTGGGGAGAACCTAGCAGCCTCTAGCAAACAGTATTCAGGGCCTGGAATACTCCAGAACTCAGCAATAAGAAACCTGGGAGGAAgcagagcagagaggaaaaagcaCAGGTTTTACAATCAACATCGCTGGTTCTAATCCTGGCTCTGCTACCCTCTTTGAGGCTCAGTCTCATTTGCAAATGGGGGTGGTAATCTCCATCTTGCGGTTACTGAGGCATGTAAATGAGAAAGTACAGACAGGGCCAAAGGTACACTGCCTGGAGGTAGCATGTCCTTGAAAACCGAACCGGATAAAGACCCACACACTGCTGCATGGCTGGTTGAGAAGCCTGACCCTCCCGGGGGTGGGCAGCCACCAGACGCTCAGCTGTGACAGTCATCGATTGTACCTGGGGAGACTTGAGGAGGGCCGGGGTCCACTAAGTATGGGCAGGAGAGAACCCCTGCCTGACGCTGACAGTAACTGACAACCCCATTTGGAGATGGAGAGGTTGAGGCTCAGAAATGAGACGAGGGTCCCAGTCAGCCTGCCACCAGCTCTCAGCTCAGCTAACTGACTGGAACCTGAAAGTGTAAAGAGCAAGGACCCTGCGGCCAGGCCAGGCAGAGGCCAGCACACTGGACAGCTGGTATGAGTGGCCCTGGAAGCCCAGGGCCAAGCAGGGGCCCTGGAGTCAGACAGCAGGGCCCATCTGAGCTCTGTCACTTCCTGGGTGCCTGAACTTGACATCCACCTCCCTTCAACTCCCAAATGCCCAATGGTCTCAGCTGTACAAAAGGGGAAAGAGACAGCTACCTAAGAACACAGCCACGAGACACCTGCGAGAGGCGGGCATGCACACCCCTCTGCCTAAGGGTCACACTACCGCAGGCATGGCCCCTCCATCGCCCTTCCCAGGGCCTCTTcaaacagacttagagaatacCCTGTCACAGACATAGCTCTGCTTCCAGAGCCTTCTCATGATGCCTGCTGAAACAGtcagatggaattccaggtgaccCAGGGCAGGGTTGTACTGGGCCCACAAATGAAACAAGACAGGCTGTGAGCTGGTAATTATTGAAGCTGGTTAACAGCAGTAAGGGGCTTATCACACCATCTTCCCTCTTGTGGGTACACAATTGGAATTTCCATATTAGAAACCTTTAAACAATAGACACTCCGAGAACCAAATGGACCCAGATGCTTCCATGGTGACGGGGATGCTCCTGGACAGTGGCTGGCTCACAGGCCCTGGAAACATCTATCCTGACAACAAACAAGCCTCTGTCTGGTCTTCTGGACATTGCTTCTCAGCTCTGGTCAACAAGAGCTGGCCCTGAGAAGGGACTAAGGGCCAGCGCCAAGGGCCACCAACAAGTGCCACCCAGGCCTGGTGGTCCCAAGAGGCCTGCACGGGCAGGTAGCACCCCAAAGATTCCAGCACTCACCATGGGCCAAACAAGACAGAGCCCTGACTCCATGCAGCTCACAATTCAGTGAGGGAGACACGACAATGAAATAAATGACACAGTGGATACCAGGATGGTTaaatgctataaagaaaaataaagctagaaAAGGCGACAGGAAGTGTGCAGGGGactggggtgggtgtgtgtgtgtgtgtgtgtgtgactttaaaTGAGGGAATCAAGGATGGCCTCACTAGGGAAGAAATATCTGAGCAAGACCTGGAAAGACACAGGCACAAAGGCCCgaggcaggagggcaggggtggATGTGAAGAGTAGCTAGGGGCAGTGTCACCAGAGAGCAGAGAGGATGCGGCAGAGGGAATGTGGCGGCAGGCAACAGGGAGGACAGCAGCCTCAGCCCTGAGTGAGGCGAAGGAGTAGCTCGGCTGTGGTgctgggaggagggcaccctCGGGAGGCTCCTGCAATTGTCCAAGCAAGAGAGGACGGTGGCCCAGACCTGCCTGCAGTAAAGGAAGAAGAGTGGTCTGCTGCAGGGTGAAAAGAAGACACAGCCAGCAGGACATGCCAACAAATGGGAGGCGCCATGTGAGAGAAAAAGCAGAGGCCGGAGAACACCAAGGCATCCTGACCCAAGTAACCACTAGAGCAGAGGCTCGTTTGCCTCTGGCTGTGGGCGTGTGAAGGCTGAGAGGCCTCCTGGGCACGTTGCTGGTGACTCAGGTCTGGCGAGGGAAACGTGGGGGTCCACTGCTGGGTTCACCAGATTCAAACCCCCCCAGCTCACAGATGACAGAGAGGGAAGATAGCTGAAGGACTGCGCACACACGTGGGAAGAGCGGGAAGAAATCCAGGCACGGGTGGAACCAAATGGAGGCAAGTCGAGGAGGAAAGGGATCTGCCATGTCACAAGCTCCCGACGGCAGGGAAGGCCAGACTGAGACTGGATGCCTTGCACTGCCCGCACACTCACCGGACAGGTCGCCGGTACCGGCAGAGGCTCCAAAATAGTAGCCGGTGGGTAGGCGCACTCCCGTGATGTCAATGCAGTTCTTCCACTCATTCTTGTCCTCCAGGTCAGTCATCACCTGCGGCCAGCCGGCAGGTCAAGGGTGGCCCAGGGCTGGCCTGCCCGCCTTCCCAAGCCCTGCAGAGCTGCCCCTCCTGCCTGCTCACCGTCAGGCGACCCCGGGAGTAGCGCACTGCCAGGAAGGTGTCGTGATCTCGGTTGCGGAAGTCAGCCGTGCAGCCCGCCAGCTCAGTCCAGCGGCCGTCCTTGCTGTGGTCGTAGGACAGGGAGCCATTGTTCACCATCACGGAGATGTACGGGAACACGCGCTGAGACAAGACACCGGTCACTCCGAGGGCAGACCAGCCAGTGGAAGGCCACGGGGCACCCACCACCCTGACCCCTGAAGGCTGCTCTCACGCAGGGCCCAGGGAGAAGTCCTGTCCTGCTCTGCAGGAGAGCAAGGGCCTACCTCTGTGGTCTCATCGTTGGGGTATGTGTCCAGAAAGATGGCTAAGCCATGGAAGTTGTCTTTGCTTCCAAACACGGGCCCTAGAATTAGAAGGAGATGCTCCTATGACGGGAGAAATTGGGAATTGCCCAAGGGGTACCTGAAAGACAGAGTAATGCCAGCATGGATGGGGTCAAAAGATGTTAGCGCACAGTCATGCTCCCAGGAGAAAGAAGGGATCTCtaagtggggtggggggtgttggaAGGGTAGTCTCAGGCATGTGGCAGAGAGGACTCAAGTTTGAAGCCTGAACTGTGAAAGAACAGCACCTGTCCATGTGCTCTGAGGTGTCGGGGGCAAGGGGATACCTAATCTGTAAAAACCAGATGGTCATGCAGTAAGGACTACCCCTGAACCCAGGGGTCACGAACTTTCTGTCCAAGGCCAGAGAGCAAAGATTTGAGGCTTTGTGGGCCACAGATAGTCTCTGTCACAGTCTCCCTTGTTTTTCCCTTCTTAAGATGATAGGACGGTAAAACCCACTTAGCCGGTGAAGACCAGGCCACACTGGGCAGAGTTGACCACAGGGTCCTCTTCTACAGGGACGCTCCCTCCAGCCACTCCCCAGGCCCCATGTTTCCTCAAAGAGGAGCAGCAGTGCCCTAACAGGGAGTGCAGAGTGAAGGATTCCTGGCCACAGCAGCCCACCTGTGCCAGCACCACCCTACCTGGCACCAGGCGGTCCCGGGTGTACCACAAGGCAATGCCATCTCCATGGAGATTTTTCTTTCCTGCGCCATGAACTTTGAAGTGAACGTGCATCTCCCAGTCTTTGAGGAAGCAAGGCTAGAGGGAGAGCAGAGAGGGCTGTCAGAGCTCCCCAGGCTTGCCTACTCAATGGAAGTGACCTAGAGTGAGTCGGGACACTCAGAACAAGGCTAAGCAGCAGGGCCCCAGTAGGGAGGGAGCAGGAGGCCACAGACTGTCCCAAGGCTGCTGAGGTCCAGACTCCACCCGCCCTGGCCCCAGTCTTCTCCTGTGCTGATTCTCACACCTTGACTTACTTTCCTTGATACCAGCCAAACCTGTTAGCCCTGTTTCTTCTCCATCCCCACTGTTCCTGTCCCCTGGGATCTTGTGGAAGGATTACTATCCCTATTTGAGTCATgtattttgtaaaaagaaaacacattcagAGATGAAATAACTTGTCCACAGTAGGTAAATGGATGTCCTGACACACGCCCAGGACTGTCTGACTCGGAAAGTTCTGCTGTTGCCTACAGCTGCCATGGCCTTCAGGCCTGTAACACAAGCTGCACCAACTCCTTTCTGGCTTTCCATCCCCACTGTGTTCCCTTCAAACCAACCCTCAAACTGACCCACACCCAGGTCTGGCAGACTTGAAGCCCTAGACTCTCAGCCAGCACACCACCTGCCTCTTGCAGTCTCAGCCCAGCCTgagggtggtgatggtgataTCAGGCCTGGGGGCTGGAAGGGCAGCTCTGGGGCCTCTGGGCTACTGTGATGTGAGGGAAGGAAGGCACAAGGCTGGGCCCACAGCAAGGACACCAGCCTGGCCTTGCCTACCAGGAAGCTGCTCATGAAAACTATGGTACTGACACTCTAACAAGAATCTGCTCAGGGAAAGTCTGCAGATGGGTGTGTGAGCAAGTAATTAAACAAAGGCCTAGCTGAAAGGCAAACTAAAACAAGATATTGCTGACTTATCAGATTGGCAAGGCTTAAAGAGATCATGAGCAGCAATGCAGACAAGAATGAAGAGAAACATGGCCTAAATCCAGAGAACAGTGGATGCTCCCATCTTCTTGGGGGCAATTTGGCTGTTGCAGCTTTTTAACAAAATGAGGGAGATCCATAAGCTCTCACAAGTCAAGATCAAGATGTCAAAGATACTAAGAGGAAAGATAAGCTGAAAACAGTATCAGCGCTAtgtgctcatttaaaaaaaaatatattagtcTATgtgcagagaaagaaggaaatgaaggaaatatgAGCAACATTAATGAAAGCTAACTCTGGGAGGGGAATGTTTACTTTCTACATTTTCAATCTTCTATACTGAACATATTACTTCTGTAATCATAAAAAAGTCaggtaaagaataaaaaataaaaaccctatgTCCCATCGTGGCTTGTGCATCACTGATTCACCAGGCAGTGTTCTGGGCCTGGGCTCCAGAGGCTCAGGTGAGAAGACGCGGCCCTTGAGAACACAGGGTTAGCAGGCACCTGCTCGGCAGTCTGACACAGTGTGAAGTCAGCCCTCCCAGTTTCTGACAGTTCACTGGCTCTGGGAGACCTTGCAGGTTCTGGAGGGGGGCAACGGTGAGGTGATAAAAAGCAGGTCTCCATGACAGATGTGCAAGGAATCTGAGTCCAAGACCTGCTGAGGGGGTGGAAGGACTGGTGAATCAGTCTTGCTTTGCGTTGAGGTGACAAAACTCACAACTGAAAAGAACGAATGAGAAAGGGCTCTCAGGGACTGCAGCTCAGCTGTGAGTTCTCACAATCCCTGAAATTAGACTAAACAGACTCACTCAGGCCTCATActtttaacaaaatattgtacAAACACAATATCTGGGACACAACCAAAAATACCAGGCACATGAACAGACAAGACAGGaataaaacacagagaaaggcaaggagggagagagaaccaCCACCGCCATCACCATCCCAGGGACCCTTAAAagtaaccagaaggaaaaaaaagattaacttcAAAGGAGCTATAATTTGCCTGATACTAGAATTTTCAACAGAAACACTAGGAGTAAGAAGACAATAGACTGATATATTTGGAGTTGAAGGAAAATAACAATCAACATAGGAGTCTATACTCAGCACGTGTATCCTTCAAGAATGAAGGTGCTCTTTGGCCTCGGACCTAATTTTTGGCAACAGAGCTAAACACACTAAGAAGAGCCAGTAAATATGGGATCTGCTATTTCCCTCAGGAAAATGGTGAAGAGAATGGAAATCAGCCAGCACAACAAGCACACTTGCTCCTGTGACAAAACCAAGATGAAGAGGCAAGCTGCGGGGATCTGCTGCTGTGGTTCCTTCGAGAGAACAGTAGCTGGTGGTGCCTGAACCAACGCCACCACTTCTGCCATCACAGGAAGTCAGGCCTCAGAAGACTGAAGGGCCGGCAGAAGCACCACCACTGCCAGCCTACAATAAACAGTTTAATCTATGTaatcccctttaaaaaaaaagaaggcgaaattaagacattttcagacaaaaACACTAAGACTGTCTTTCATTCTTCAGGGAGAAATGTGATCCAGATCCGGACATGAAGTCAGAGATTCAAGAAGGAATGAAGACCAATGACTAAACTAAGTATGAGACTAAAAATACAAACGAACACTTGGCTGTATAAAACAATACTGTTTTGTGTGATTTAAAACAGAAAGATTAATAACAGCAAGGTGAAAGAAGTTAAATCGTCCTAAAAGCCTATCATCGTCCTGGAAGGAGTTAAAAGTACATCTTATCAGTACTCTTTGGTAAAACATGATCTGTGTTTTAAACTCCAGAGTAATCACCAAAATCTTGGCAAATAAGCACAGAACTTCCAAGCTAACAGAAGAATAAAAGTGGAATAAAAATTAACCAACTCAAAAGAAGCCAAGACCAGAGAGAAAAGTGAACAGAGGATAGCCAGGACAAACAGAACGTCAATAGTAAGATGGTAGATTAAATCCAAATGCATCAGTGACTTCACAAAATGTAGACAGACTAAATGCTGGCAGGGTACCCAGGATCTCcctgtattcttttctttctttttttctaaatgaaatatagttgacatacaacatcagtttcaggtgtaccacatAGGGATTTGATAGTTACATACATTACAAATTGATCACCACAAGTCTGGTAATATCCGTCACCACAGAAAGTTATGGTAATACTATTATTATCGCAATATTATTGACCACATTCCCTATGCTAcacattacatccccatgacttatttaattTTACAACTAGAACTCtgtacttcttaatctctttattttttcttacaactacatgtgaatctacaattatctcaaaaaaatagtttaattttaaaaataacagatcaAAGACTTAAACT encodes:
- the LMAN2 gene encoding vesicular integral-membrane protein VIP36: MAAAAAAGWIWRWGWGRRCPGRSGLRGPGPGPTILKLFLLLLGPVAADITDGNSEHLKREHSLIKPYHGIGSSSTLLWDFQGSTMLTSQYVRLTPDERSKEGSIWNHLPCFLKDWEMHVHFKVHGAGKKNLHGDGIALWYTRDRLVPGPVFGSKDNFHGLAIFLDTYPNDETTERVFPYISVMVNNGSLSYDHSKDGRWTELAGCTADFRNRDHDTFLAVRYSRGRLTVMTDLEDKNEWKNCIDITGVRLPTGYYFGASAGTGDLSDNHDIISMKLFQLMVEHTPDEESIDWTKIEPSVNFLKSPKDNVDDPTGNFRSGPLTGWRVFLLLLCALLGIIVCAVVGAVVFQKRQERNKRFY